The sequence CTCAATATATTAAAGGATAAgtaattagtatttttttaccTTCTCTCAAGAAAGAATCAAATAATACATCGAAcgagataaataaaaatatctctatcttttatatcaaaataattattcttattcCACGTATTAAAAGATCCATCTCTTTACTTCAACCTTCATATCATTCTccccatttctttttctttaaaataatgcCTACTTTATTTAGTGGATACAACAAAGTTACCAATTATTAGAACAAGAATGAAAACTTAAGGTCTAATCAATTAGTGTCTAATATGCTTTACATAGTTTTACATACTTTTAGCTAATATGTGCTTGATAAAGGATTAAACATTGtgtttaatagtttttaaactttttttctcaatatattttataatttgatgCTCTAATAAACATAATTGTacaataaatcataataattctattttttttaatgctaATTGTATCTTGTTTATCCACATTattatcaaaggaaaaagtaaaATGGAATCCTTCTGGATGGCCTAGTGATTTgtgcttgggacttccatgttggaggtctcaagttcgaaatcTCTTGCCAGCAAGAGCAAGGGGTTTGCTTTCTGGGTTGAGCTCGTTGCATCAGACTTGTCTAGTGCGGATTACCTCTTCTATTTGATTTACAAGCTATTGCATAAAAATGAGTATTTTaccttgtgcacacccaaaaaATAGCGATTACGAATTTCCCTTCTCATAAAgcaaataaaatgtaaaatgtaGGGCCACATTTCAAACTTAAAGcttaataattaactaaaatttCATTATCCACATGTCACTTTTCTTTGGGTAAGAACTTTAACCCAAAGTTTCCCTAATTCCAAATACTTTAATTAAACTTCATTTTCCACATGTCATAGTTTTCTATAGGGTAACAACTTTATCCCAAAGTTTCCCCCAATTCCAAAGGCCaacataaaagaagaaaagtttGTGTTTACTAAAGTTTTCACTTGAAGCCAAAGTTTCCCCCTTTCACCATCAAAAGTTGTGGGAtggtttaaaatttatagttttagagtttttttttagagttttaaacaaaaaatgaattcataAAAAACATTTCCTTCAAGTAAAACATTCAATCACAAATTTATATTAGTCAATTCTCAAAACagatacaaaattaaaagatatattaaaaAACACTCTTAAACTTAACGTGAATTATTAATTTCGTGTCAATACGGTTGATAGTCTTAAAAAACACCTCTCTACTTGACTAACTAAACTTAAATACACACCTAAAGTACCGCTAAgtttaaaagtattttcaacacttatctcaattttttattaagagtctcaatctcatacaaaaaattcaaaatcactTGTTATATCATACGACAAATCgagaatatatataaatttaaccaATTTAAGTAAAAAGTTATTATTAAAACTATTAATGGTGTTTTCGATACTTCTCTCCGGCCAAATTCAAGTGAAAAGAAAAGGTACAAAGAGTGATAGAACactaacaacaaaaatatttaagaaaataaccCTTGATCCTTCACCACTATACTTTATTTTTCCACCAAACAATGACAACTAAAAACCCCACCCCCTACCCCcacaccccaccccaccccttCTTCTCTCTTTCCCCTCTTTACTACCAAAAAACCAAAGCCAACCCACAAACTCACTCCATTCATCACCCccacacacaacacacacattGTGTTAAAAGACATCACTAAATATAGAAGAATCAAGAAACCAAGagcaaatttcaagaaaattgaaagagaaaaaaaaaaatcaaactcttttccttcttccttcttcaagtGCCATGGATTTACAGATCTATGGTTTCTTGTTCACTTTATTTCTCACATTCTCCATTAATGGTGCTACATTACAACAAAAAACCCAAACCCCATCTCCACAAATCAACTCAAACTCAGTTCTTGTAGCCCTTTTGGATTCACACTACACAGAACTCTCAGAGCTAGTTGAAAAAGCCCTTCTTCTTCAACCACTCGAAGAAGCTGTAACTAAACACAATATCACCATTTTCGCACCTAGAAATGAAGCTCTGGAGCTTGATTTAGATCCCGAGTTCAAGCGTTTTTTGCTTGAACCCGGGAACATTAAATCCCTCCAGAACCTCCTCTTATTCCACATGGTGCCAGCTCGAGTCGACCACTCGAGCCTGCACCATACCAGGAATAATAATCACACAACTCTATGCCCCGGAGAGACTGAACGCCTCTCCGGGAACAATCTAAATATCATTCACCCGAATGATATAATCAAATCAGACGGAATAATTCACGGAATCCAAAAGGTTCTAATCCCTAAATCAGTTCAACAATCTTTCAATAATCGAAGAAATCTCCGGTCGATTTCAGCTGTGCTCCCTCAGGGAGCACCAGAAATCGACCCGAGAACTAACCGATTGAAGAAAAACCCCAAACCAGTACCCGCCGGCGCTCCACCGGTACTACCGATTTACTCCGCAATGGCACCAGGTCCTTCTCTAGCTCCGGCACCAGCACCAGGTCCCGGCGGTAACCACCACCACTTCGACGGTGAAACTCAGGTGAAAGATTTCATACAAACACTATTGCATTACGGTGGATACAACGAATTAGcagatattttagtaaatttaacATCATTAGCTACTGAAATGGGGAGATTAGTTTCAGAAGGATATGTATTGACTGTATTAGCTCCAAATGATGAAGCTATGGCGAAATTAACAACCGATCAGTTATCGGAACCCGGTGCACCGGAACAGATAATGTATTATCATCTGATACCGGAGTATCAAACTGAAGAAAGTATGTATAATTCAGTACGAAGATTTGGGAAATTGAAATATGATACATTAAGATTGCCACATAAAGTTGTTGCTGAAGAAGCTGATGGATCTGTGAAATTCGGGTTCGAAGAAGGATCGGCGTATTTGATTGATCCCGATATTTATACCGACGGGAGAATTTCCGTTCAGGGGATTGACGGAGTTCTTTTTCCGGTGGAGGATATTAAGGTGGCTCCAAAATCTGCTCCGGTTGTTGGTGATGCTAAAGTTGTTGCTAAACCAAGAAGAGGTAATTtactaattataattttgaattttaattttaattgtttggtgttttatgtgttttatcaTCTCTAATTATGTGACTAATATCGATATATTTGGTGTAATTTTGATAAATGGAGGTCTAGGGAGCGTGGTGTGTGTTATATGTAGCTTTGTTGTCGTAGACTTCGGCTAGAGAACGTGGTGTGTAGCCTTGGTCTAAGATATCGATAGATTTCGGCTCGGGTGGGGTTATGTTGTATGCTTAGTTGCGCGGACTCGAGTCCACTTTTGATATCGTACCGGTCTCGGATTCTTCAAAAACGTATTATTTTTGGCGAATTTGATACGCACCtgttgatatttttgaagagtccgagcaacataggttATATCTAGCCTTGGTTCAAGGTAGCGACATTGTTTTCAATAGACTTCGTCTT comes from Solanum pennellii chromosome 1, SPENNV200 and encodes:
- the LOC107006882 gene encoding fasciclin-like arabinogalactan protein 17, with amino-acid sequence MDLQIYGFLFTLFLTFSINGATLQQKTQTPSPQINSNSVLVALLDSHYTELSELVEKALLLQPLEEAVTKHNITIFAPRNEALELDLDPEFKRFLLEPGNIKSLQNLLLFHMVPARVDHSSLHHTRNNNHTTLCPGETERLSGNNLNIIHPNDIIKSDGIIHGIQKVLIPKSVQQSFNNRRNLRSISAVLPQGAPEIDPRTNRLKKNPKPVPAGAPPVLPIYSAMAPGPSLAPAPAPGPGGNHHHFDGETQVKDFIQTLLHYGGYNELADILVNLTSLATEMGRLVSEGYVLTVLAPNDEAMAKLTTDQLSEPGAPEQIMYYHLIPEYQTEESMYNSVRRFGKLKYDTLRLPHKVVAEEADGSVKFGFEEGSAYLIDPDIYTDGRISVQGIDGVLFPVEDIKVAPKSAPVVGDAKVVAKPRRGKLMEVACSMMGSFCH